The following are from one region of the Streptomyces tuirus genome:
- a CDS encoding S1 family peptidase, whose translation MRKPLAAAFCALAIAGAGAAPATAADAAPTGVGKAADTGSAASAVSGVVTSVEQALSGLTGQKAKAVNFAGTVALSNCSGSVVRMPDSEADDPALVMTNGHCLESGFPGPGEVLVDKASSRTFGLLNASGSRVATLRAAKLAYGTMTDTDVALYQLTTTYAQIKSSYNINPLTLNDSHPVAGTAISIPSGYWKRIYSCTIDGFVPTLKEGDWTWKDSVRYTSACNTIGGTSGSPVVDQATNKVVAINNTGNEDGERCTVNNPCEVDANGNVTVRQGINYAQQTYGIPACFGIGNKLDLSASGCTLPKP comes from the coding sequence ATGAGAAAACCTCTCGCCGCCGCGTTCTGCGCCCTGGCGATAGCCGGGGCCGGCGCGGCTCCCGCGACCGCTGCCGATGCCGCCCCCACGGGCGTCGGCAAGGCCGCGGACACGGGCTCGGCCGCATCCGCCGTCTCGGGTGTGGTCACGTCCGTGGAGCAGGCGCTGTCCGGGCTCACCGGCCAGAAGGCGAAGGCCGTGAACTTCGCCGGGACCGTCGCGCTCAGCAACTGCTCCGGCTCCGTCGTCCGCATGCCGGACTCCGAGGCCGACGACCCGGCGCTCGTGATGACCAACGGCCACTGCCTGGAGTCCGGCTTCCCCGGCCCCGGCGAGGTCCTCGTCGACAAGGCGTCCAGCCGCACCTTCGGCCTGCTCAACGCCTCCGGCTCGCGCGTCGCGACCCTGCGCGCCGCCAAGCTCGCCTACGGCACGATGACCGACACGGACGTCGCGCTGTACCAGCTCACCACCACGTACGCGCAGATCAAGAGCTCGTACAACATCAACCCGCTGACGCTGAACGACAGTCACCCGGTCGCCGGGACCGCCATCAGTATCCCCTCCGGCTACTGGAAGCGGATCTACAGCTGCACCATCGACGGGTTCGTCCCCACCCTGAAGGAGGGCGACTGGACCTGGAAGGACTCGGTCCGCTACACCTCCGCCTGCAACACCATCGGCGGCACGTCCGGCTCCCCCGTCGTCGACCAGGCCACCAACAAGGTCGTCGCCATCAACAACACCGGTAACGAGGACGGTGAGCGCTGCACGGTGAACAACCCCTGCGAGGTCGACGCGAACGGCAACGTGACCGTCCGCCAGGGCATCAACTACGCCCAGCAGACCTATGGGATCCCGGCCTGCTTCGGGATCGGCAACAAGCTCGACCTGAGCGCGAGCGGCTGCACCCTGCCCAAGCCGTAA
- a CDS encoding N-acyl-D-amino-acid deacylase family protein codes for MEELVIRDADVVDGSGADAYRADVVVDGGRIVSIVKEAAAAGCQRPEARRELDAEGLVLSPGFVDMHAHSDLALLRDPDHGAKAAQGVTLEVIGQDGLSYAPVDDRTLGEVRRAIAGWNGPGDDIDFDWRTVGEYLDRLDRGIAVNAAYLIPQGTVRALAVGWEDREATPDELDRMRRLVAEGLEQGAVGMSSGLTYTPGMYARGAELTELCRVVASYGGYYCPHHRSYGAGALKAYEEMVALTREAGCSLHLAHATMNFGVNKGRAPELLALLDEALAAGSDISLDTYPYTPGCTTLAAVLPSWASEGGPEETLRRLADEETAERIRHHLEVSGSDGCHGVPVEWDTIEISGVGDPALADFVGRTIRESADRRREAPWVTARGLLLADRLAPTILQHVGHEENVRAIMRHRVHTGGSDGILQGAKPHPRAYGTFPHYLGHYVRELGVLSLEECVAHLTSRPAARLRLPDRGLVREGYRADLVLFDPATVAAGSTFAEPRTLPTGIPHVLVDGRFVIEDGRRTDVLAGRAVRRTPPA; via the coding sequence ATGGAAGAGCTGGTCATCCGGGACGCCGACGTCGTCGACGGCTCCGGCGCGGACGCGTACCGGGCCGATGTCGTGGTCGACGGCGGCCGGATCGTATCGATCGTCAAGGAGGCGGCCGCGGCCGGCTGTCAGCGGCCCGAGGCGCGCCGGGAGCTGGACGCCGAGGGGCTGGTGCTGTCCCCCGGCTTCGTCGACATGCACGCGCACAGCGACCTGGCGCTGCTGCGCGACCCCGACCACGGCGCCAAGGCCGCGCAGGGCGTCACGCTGGAGGTCATCGGCCAGGACGGGCTGTCGTACGCGCCGGTCGACGACCGCACGCTGGGCGAGGTGCGGCGGGCGATCGCCGGGTGGAACGGCCCGGGTGACGACATCGACTTCGACTGGCGCACGGTCGGCGAGTATCTGGACCGGCTGGACCGCGGGATCGCCGTGAACGCGGCCTATCTGATCCCGCAGGGCACGGTCCGGGCGCTCGCCGTCGGCTGGGAGGACCGCGAGGCGACCCCGGACGAGCTGGACCGGATGCGCCGGCTGGTCGCCGAGGGCCTGGAGCAGGGCGCCGTGGGCATGTCCTCGGGGCTGACGTACACACCGGGCATGTACGCGCGAGGCGCCGAACTGACCGAGCTGTGCCGGGTGGTGGCGTCGTACGGCGGCTACTACTGCCCGCACCACCGCTCCTACGGCGCCGGCGCCCTGAAGGCCTACGAGGAGATGGTGGCGCTGACCCGCGAGGCGGGCTGCTCTCTGCATCTCGCCCACGCCACCATGAACTTCGGCGTGAACAAGGGCCGGGCACCGGAGCTGCTGGCGTTGCTGGACGAGGCGCTGGCGGCCGGGTCCGACATCAGTCTCGACACTTATCCGTACACCCCGGGCTGTACGACGCTGGCCGCCGTGCTGCCGAGCTGGGCGAGCGAGGGCGGCCCGGAGGAGACGCTCCGGCGGCTGGCGGACGAGGAGACGGCGGAGCGCATCCGCCACCACCTGGAGGTCAGCGGCTCGGACGGCTGCCACGGCGTGCCCGTCGAATGGGACACGATCGAGATCTCGGGCGTGGGCGATCCGGCCCTGGCCGATTTCGTCGGCCGGACGATCCGGGAGTCGGCGGACCGGCGGCGTGAGGCGCCCTGGGTGACCGCGCGCGGGCTGCTGCTGGCCGACCGGCTGGCCCCGACGATCCTCCAGCACGTCGGGCACGAGGAGAACGTCCGGGCGATCATGCGCCACCGGGTGCACACCGGCGGCTCGGACGGCATCCTCCAGGGCGCCAAGCCCCACCCGCGCGCCTATGGCACGTTTCCCCACTACCTCGGGCACTACGTCAGGGAGTTGGGGGTGCTGTCGCTGGAGGAGTGCGTCGCACACCTCACCTCGCGTCCGGCCGCGCGGCTCCGGCTGCCCGACCGGGGTCTGGTCCGCGAGGGCTACAGGGCCGACCTGGTGCTCTTCGACCCGGCGACGGTCGCGGCGGGCTCCACCTTCGCGGAGCCGCGCACGCTCCCGACGGGCATTCCGCACGTCCTGGTCGACGGCCGGTTCGTGATCGAGGACGGCCGGCGCACGGACGTGCTGGCGGGCCGGGCGGTCCGCAGGACTCCTCCCGCGTGA
- a CDS encoding amino acid deaminase, with amino-acid sequence MTADTAQSLARLAAERVDHRFKGLPPDADGLTVAELAGQRRNLFTGGFATPVLALSAERLEHNLKLMETYAARHGLAFAPHGKTSMAPQLFQRQIEHGAWGITLAVPHQVRVARAFGTRRVFLANELVDAAALRWIAAELDADPDFELICYVDSVRGVELMDAALSGAGRPVDVVVELAAGEGARTGVRTETECAAVADAVAGTRTLRLVGVAGYEGEVPKADSERVTAWLRRLVALAADFDKAGRFAGLDGIVVSAGGSAWFDAVAEVFAEIPELSLPVLKLLRSGAYVSHDDGHYRKLTPFNRVPEEGALEPAFRLWTQVVSRPSAEQAFVNAGKRDAAYDLDLPFAQVIRRDGAERPATGVSVTALSDQHAWLATTPEADLEVGDWVGLGLSHPCTSFDKWQLIPVAEADGTVVDYVRTFF; translated from the coding sequence ATGACGGCCGACACCGCCCAGTCCCTCGCCCGGCTCGCCGCCGAGCGCGTCGATCACCGCTTCAAGGGCCTCCCGCCGGACGCCGACGGGCTGACCGTCGCCGAGCTGGCCGGCCAGCGGCGCAACCTCTTCACCGGCGGCTTCGCCACGCCCGTGCTCGCGCTGTCCGCCGAGCGCCTGGAGCACAACCTGAAGCTCATGGAGACGTACGCGGCCCGGCACGGCCTGGCCTTCGCGCCGCACGGCAAGACCTCCATGGCGCCGCAGCTGTTCCAGCGGCAGATCGAGCACGGGGCGTGGGGCATCACGCTGGCCGTCCCCCACCAGGTGCGGGTGGCACGGGCGTTCGGGACCCGGCGCGTGTTCCTGGCGAACGAGCTGGTGGACGCGGCGGCCCTGCGCTGGATCGCGGCCGAGCTGGACGCCGACCCGGACTTCGAACTGATCTGTTACGTCGACTCCGTGCGCGGGGTGGAACTGATGGACGCGGCGCTGAGCGGGGCAGGGCGTCCCGTGGACGTCGTCGTCGAGCTCGCCGCCGGTGAGGGCGCCCGCACCGGCGTCCGCACCGAGACCGAGTGCGCGGCGGTCGCGGACGCGGTGGCGGGCACGCGGACGCTGCGGCTGGTCGGCGTCGCGGGCTACGAGGGCGAGGTGCCGAAGGCCGACAGCGAGCGGGTGACGGCGTGGCTGCGGCGGCTGGTCGCGCTCGCCGCCGACTTCGACAAGGCCGGGCGGTTCGCCGGGCTGGACGGGATCGTGGTCAGCGCGGGCGGCAGCGCCTGGTTCGACGCGGTCGCCGAGGTCTTCGCGGAGATCCCCGAACTGTCCCTGCCCGTGCTGAAGTTGCTGCGCTCGGGCGCCTACGTCTCGCACGACGACGGCCACTACCGCAAGCTGACCCCGTTCAACCGGGTCCCCGAGGAGGGCGCCCTGGAGCCGGCGTTCCGCCTGTGGACACAGGTGGTGTCACGGCCGTCGGCCGAGCAGGCCTTCGTCAACGCCGGCAAGCGGGACGCGGCCTACGACCTCGACCTGCCCTTCGCCCAGGTGATCCGCCGGGACGGCGCCGAGCGCCCGGCCACGGGCGTGTCGGTGACGGCCCTGTCCGACCAGCACGCCTGGCTCGCCACCACGCCGGAGGCGGATCTGGAGGTCGGCGACTGGGTCGGGCTCGGGCTGTCCCACCCGTGCACCTCGTTCGACAAGTGGCAGCTGATCCCCGTCGCGGAGGCGGACGGCACGGTCGTCGACTACGTCCGCACGTTCTTCTAG
- a CDS encoding sugar kinase, whose amino-acid sequence MTPTGPCNAPDVVDVVALGESMVTFLPSRPGRLADVPSFARGIGGAESNVACVLAAAGHSVRWVSRVGDDAFGDHLVETIGGYGVDVAHVRRDPGRPTGIYFRTAGDRAGDAHEVAYYRTGSAASAMSVTDPDPAAVRAGRVLHLSGITAALSGTCLDLMRALTDRRPGRPLVSFDVNHRPGLWRDTDAATVLRDLARGADLVFVGQDEAWGLHSAEAVRAALPEPEVLVVKQGAAGATVFHDNEVTFVPAPRVDVVAEVGAGDAFAAGFLSATLRGLPVRERLRHGHLMAAAALTVPGDLAKPPARDHADRLVALGDAAWGRLRLGPGWTEETQRADEEVRTP is encoded by the coding sequence GTGACCCCCACCGGACCCTGCAACGCCCCCGACGTCGTGGACGTCGTCGCGCTCGGCGAGTCCATGGTCACGTTCCTGCCCTCCCGCCCGGGGCGCCTCGCCGACGTGCCGTCCTTCGCACGGGGCATCGGCGGGGCGGAGTCGAACGTGGCGTGCGTGCTGGCGGCGGCCGGGCACTCCGTGCGCTGGGTCAGCAGGGTGGGGGACGACGCGTTCGGCGATCACCTGGTGGAGACGATCGGCGGGTACGGAGTCGACGTGGCCCACGTCCGGCGCGACCCCGGCCGCCCCACCGGCATCTACTTCCGCACCGCCGGGGACCGGGCCGGCGACGCCCACGAGGTGGCCTACTACCGGACGGGTTCCGCGGCCTCCGCGATGAGCGTGACGGACCCCGACCCCGCGGCGGTGCGCGCCGGGCGCGTGCTGCACCTGTCCGGGATCACCGCCGCGCTGTCGGGGACCTGCCTGGACCTGATGCGCGCCCTGACCGACCGCCGCCCCGGCCGCCCCCTGGTCTCCTTCGACGTCAACCACCGGCCGGGCCTGTGGCGCGACACGGACGCCGCGACGGTGCTGCGCGACCTCGCCCGGGGCGCGGACCTCGTCTTCGTCGGGCAGGACGAGGCATGGGGCCTGCACAGCGCGGAAGCCGTCCGCGCCGCCCTCCCCGAACCCGAGGTGCTGGTCGTCAAGCAGGGCGCGGCCGGAGCCACCGTCTTCCACGACAACGAGGTCACCTTCGTCCCCGCACCCCGGGTCGACGTCGTCGCCGAGGTCGGCGCGGGCGACGCCTTCGCCGCCGGGTTCCTCTCCGCCACCCTGCGCGGACTGCCCGTGCGGGAGCGGCTGCGGCACGGGCATCTGATGGCCGCCGCCGCACTCACCGTGCCCGGCGACCTCGCCAAGCCGCCCGCGCGGGACCACGCCGACCGGCTGGTCGCCCTGGGCGACGCGGCATGGGGGAGACTGCGACTCGGCCCGGGCTGGACCGAGGAGACACAGCGGGCCGACGAGGAGGTACGAACGCCATGA
- a CDS encoding IclR family transcriptional regulator, which yields MSQTVDRALSILPLLAEGPADLGQVADRLGVHKSTALRLLRTLHEHGLIYRQSDQRYRLGARLFALAQEAMENLDVREIAHPHLVRLNESCGHTVHLAVYEENEVLYIDKVESRYPVRMYSRIGKPVAITVAAVAKLLLADLPEHERRAIAEKLDYPTYTSRSTPNAGAFLRELEKVREQGWATDLGGHEESINCVAAPIRGADGRVVAAMSVSAPNVVVTADELLTLLPLVRRTADAISGEYSGRTPVKGTT from the coding sequence ATGAGCCAGACCGTCGACCGCGCGCTGAGCATCCTGCCGCTGCTCGCCGAGGGCCCCGCCGACCTGGGGCAGGTCGCCGACCGCCTCGGCGTGCACAAGTCCACCGCCCTGCGGCTGCTGCGCACCCTCCACGAGCACGGGCTGATCTACCGCCAGTCCGACCAGCGCTACCGCCTCGGCGCCCGCCTCTTCGCCCTCGCCCAGGAGGCGATGGAGAACCTAGACGTCCGCGAGATCGCCCACCCCCACCTGGTCCGCCTCAACGAGAGCTGCGGGCACACCGTGCACCTCGCCGTGTACGAGGAGAACGAGGTCCTCTACATCGACAAGGTCGAGAGCCGCTACCCGGTGCGGATGTACTCCCGCATCGGCAAGCCCGTCGCCATCACCGTCGCGGCGGTCGCGAAGCTGCTGCTCGCCGATCTGCCCGAGCACGAGCGGCGCGCGATCGCGGAGAAGCTCGACTACCCCACGTACACGTCCCGTTCGACCCCCAACGCCGGCGCCTTCCTGCGGGAGCTGGAGAAGGTGCGCGAACAGGGCTGGGCCACCGACCTCGGCGGCCACGAGGAGTCCATCAACTGCGTCGCGGCGCCCATCCGCGGCGCCGACGGCCGGGTCGTCGCCGCGATGTCGGTCTCCGCGCCGAACGTCGTCGTCACCGCCGACGAACTCCTCACCCTCCTGCCGCTGGTGCGCCGTACGGCGGACGCCATCAGCGGGGAGTACTCCGGCAGAACACCAGTGAAGGGCACCACATGA
- a CDS encoding RidA family protein, translating to MTDKIALTPKTHTTPPAKFSHGVKKGNILQVAGQVGFLPAEEGKAPTPAGPTLREQTLQTLANVKAILEEGGASWDDVMMIRVYLTDVDHFAEMNALYNAYFEEQGLTQPPAARTTVYVGLPAGLLIEIDALAVLG from the coding sequence ATGACGGACAAGATCGCACTCACCCCCAAGACCCACACCACCCCGCCGGCGAAGTTCTCGCACGGTGTGAAGAAGGGCAACATCCTCCAGGTCGCCGGCCAGGTCGGCTTCCTGCCCGCCGAGGAGGGCAAGGCGCCCACGCCCGCCGGGCCGACCCTGCGCGAGCAGACCCTCCAGACCCTGGCCAACGTCAAGGCCATCCTGGAGGAGGGCGGCGCCTCCTGGGACGACGTGATGATGATCCGCGTCTACCTCACGGACGTCGACCACTTCGCCGAGATGAACGCCCTCTACAACGCGTACTTCGAGGAGCAGGGCCTCACCCAGCCGCCCGCCGCGCGCACGACCGTCTACGTCGGACTCCCCGCGGGTCTCCTCATCGAGATCGACGCCCTGGCCGTCCTCGGCTGA
- a CDS encoding GntP family permease — protein MSHPLAASAPVETPPHTGGLLLLVDGTAGLLLTAALGIALLLFLIIRVRLQPFVALLAVSIAVGLAAGLSVTELFGTVQKSDAVSTIESGMGGILGHVAIIIGLGTMLGAILEVSGGAEVLARRLLGLFGEKRAPLAMGLTGLIFGIPVFFDVGIFVLAPIVYAAAKRSGKSILLYCLPLLAGLSVTHAFLPPHPGPVAAAGLLHVDLGWVILMGVVCGLPAVVAAWGYSAWIGRRIFVPVPQDMVEAAEEAKQAVVDEQRAAGVAPSEQPVSLGTVLGIIGTPLVLILAATFSSIALDPSTLRSVIEFFGSPFVALTIALFLAYYLLGIRRGWSRKSLETVSTASLKPVGNILLVVGAGGIFGAVLKASGVAQALSDTFNDVGLPVLVLSYLISVVLRVAQGSATVAIVTTAGIVAPLLSEGDHSQAFVALVIMAISAGSIFASHVNDGGFWMVAKYFGISERDTLKTWTVLESVLSVAGFAVAAVLSLFV, from the coding sequence ATGTCCCATCCGCTCGCCGCGTCCGCCCCCGTCGAGACACCGCCCCACACGGGAGGACTGCTCCTCCTCGTCGACGGCACCGCCGGACTCCTGCTCACCGCCGCGCTCGGCATCGCGCTGCTGCTCTTCCTCATCATCAGGGTCAGACTCCAGCCGTTCGTCGCCCTGCTCGCGGTCTCCATAGCCGTCGGCCTCGCCGCCGGCCTGTCGGTCACCGAACTCTTCGGCACGGTCCAGAAGTCGGACGCCGTCTCCACCATCGAATCCGGCATGGGCGGCATCCTCGGCCATGTCGCGATCATCATCGGCCTGGGCACCATGCTCGGCGCGATCCTCGAAGTCAGCGGCGGCGCCGAGGTGTTGGCGAGGCGTCTGCTCGGTCTGTTCGGCGAGAAGCGCGCCCCGCTCGCCATGGGCCTCACGGGCCTGATCTTCGGCATCCCGGTCTTCTTCGACGTCGGCATCTTCGTCCTGGCCCCGATCGTCTACGCCGCCGCCAAGCGCTCCGGCAAGTCGATCCTGCTCTACTGCCTGCCGCTGCTCGCCGGCCTGTCCGTGACGCACGCTTTCCTGCCGCCGCACCCCGGCCCGGTCGCCGCCGCCGGTCTCCTCCACGTCGACCTCGGCTGGGTCATCCTCATGGGCGTCGTCTGCGGGCTGCCCGCCGTGGTGGCCGCCTGGGGCTACTCGGCGTGGATCGGCCGCCGCATCTTCGTCCCCGTGCCGCAGGACATGGTCGAGGCGGCCGAGGAGGCCAAGCAGGCCGTCGTCGACGAGCAGCGGGCCGCCGGCGTCGCGCCCAGCGAGCAGCCGGTCTCCCTCGGCACGGTCCTCGGCATCATCGGCACCCCGCTGGTCCTCATCCTGGCGGCGACCTTCTCCTCGATCGCCCTGGACCCCTCCACCCTGCGCTCGGTGATCGAGTTCTTCGGCAGCCCGTTCGTGGCGCTGACCATCGCCCTGTTCCTCGCGTACTACCTGCTCGGCATCCGCCGCGGCTGGTCCCGCAAGTCCCTGGAGACGGTGTCCACCGCGTCCCTCAAGCCGGTCGGCAACATCCTGCTGGTGGTCGGCGCGGGCGGCATCTTCGGTGCCGTCCTCAAGGCCAGCGGCGTCGCCCAGGCCCTCTCGGACACCTTCAACGACGTGGGCCTGCCGGTGCTCGTCCTGTCCTATCTGATCTCCGTGGTCCTGCGCGTGGCCCAGGGCTCGGCGACGGTCGCGATCGTGACGACGGCGGGCATCGTGGCCCCGCTCCTGTCCGAGGGAGACCACTCCCAGGCCTTCGTCGCCCTGGTCATCATGGCCATCTCGGCCGGCTCCATCTTCGCCTCGCACGTCAACGACGGAGGCTTCTGGATGGTCGCCAAGTACTTCGGCATCAGCGAGCGGGACACCCTCAAGACCTGGACGGTGCTGGAGAGTGTGCTGTCCGTGGCGGGGTTCGCGGTGGCGGCGGTACTGAGCCTGTTCGTGTAG
- a CDS encoding M14 family metallopeptidase, whose translation MRLRIRGSGARTGRRTAALAGLLALALAAPLSATTSDATADSARKAAAPADDVRQYEVRLHSTAEDRTALQRTGVTVDEVHGHGVVVSGRADQIKKLRTLGYEVTRLGAVPDRSAGEDDVRLFDFPSGDSKYHNYAEMTSEINSIVAANSSIASQRVIGRSYQGRNIVAIKISDNVGTDESEPEVLFTHHQHAREHLTVEMALYLLRELTSDYGSDSRVTGLVNNREIWIVPDINPDGGEYDIATGSYRSWRKNRQPNSGSSYVGTDLNRNWNYRWGCCGGSSGSTSSETYRGASAESAPEVKVVSDFVRSRVVGGTQQIKAGVDFHTYSELVLWPFGYTYSDTTTGMTADDNAAFKAVGRKMAASNGYTAEQSSDLYITDGSIDDYLWGTHKIFAYTFEMYPRSGGGGFYPPDEVIERETSRNRDAVLQLLENADCMYRSIGKESQYCG comes from the coding sequence ATGCGACTTCGCATACGAGGCTCCGGTGCCCGCACCGGCAGACGCACCGCCGCCCTCGCCGGCCTCCTCGCCCTCGCCCTCGCGGCGCCCCTGTCGGCGACGACGAGCGACGCCACCGCCGACAGTGCCCGCAAGGCGGCCGCCCCGGCCGACGACGTCCGGCAGTACGAGGTCCGTCTGCACTCGACGGCCGAGGACCGCACAGCACTTCAGCGCACGGGCGTGACCGTCGACGAGGTCCACGGCCACGGTGTCGTCGTCTCCGGCCGCGCGGACCAGATCAAGAAGCTGCGCACGCTCGGCTACGAGGTCACCCGGCTCGGCGCGGTCCCCGACCGCTCCGCCGGCGAGGACGACGTCCGGCTCTTCGACTTCCCCTCGGGCGACTCGAAGTACCACAACTACGCGGAGATGACGAGCGAGATCAACTCGATCGTCGCGGCCAACTCCTCGATCGCGAGCCAGCGCGTGATCGGCAGGTCGTACCAGGGCCGGAACATCGTCGCCATCAAGATCAGCGACAACGTGGGCACCGACGAGTCCGAGCCGGAGGTGCTGTTCACGCACCACCAGCACGCCCGCGAGCACCTGACCGTCGAGATGGCGCTCTACCTGCTGCGCGAGCTGACCTCCGACTACGGCTCGGACTCACGCGTCACCGGCCTGGTGAACAACCGCGAGATCTGGATCGTCCCGGACATCAACCCGGACGGCGGCGAGTACGACATCGCCACCGGCTCCTACCGCTCCTGGCGCAAGAACCGGCAGCCCAACTCCGGTTCCTCGTACGTCGGTACGGACCTCAACCGCAACTGGAACTACCGCTGGGGCTGCTGCGGCGGCTCCTCCGGCTCCACGTCCTCCGAGACGTACCGCGGGGCCTCCGCCGAGTCCGCGCCCGAGGTGAAGGTCGTCTCCGACTTCGTGCGCAGCCGGGTCGTCGGCGGCACGCAGCAGATCAAGGCGGGGGTCGACTTCCACACATACAGCGAGCTGGTGCTGTGGCCGTTCGGCTACACGTACTCCGACACGACGACCGGGATGACCGCGGACGACAACGCGGCGTTCAAGGCGGTCGGCCGGAAGATGGCCGCGAGCAACGGCTACACGGCGGAGCAGTCCAGCGACCTGTACATCACCGACGGGTCCATCGACGACTACCTCTGGGGCACGCACAAGATCTTCGCGTACACCTTCGAGATGTATCCGCGCTCCGGGGGCGGGGGGTTCTACCCGCCCGACGAGGTGATCGAGCGGGAGACCTCCCGTAACCGCGACGCGGTGCTGCAACTGCTGGAGAACGCGGACTGCATGTACCGGTCGATCGGCAAGGAGAGCCAGTACTGCGGTTAG